In one window of Opitutus sp. GAS368 DNA:
- a CDS encoding crossover junction endodeoxyribonuclease RuvC, giving the protein MARTSVRQMWKAKLEGNLAPKAWPDAPALARPAFTGRVLGVDPSLRGTGLALIEFAPGRTPVLLRCLTVKVAPRASMAFCLGEIHRAVAAFVVDFDPRHVALEQTIYVQNFQTAQILGAARGAAIAAAALQRKEIFEYAPLRVKQAVVGQGRASKDQMARTVMALLGHGRALAFDESDAAGVALCHAFTWRG; this is encoded by the coding sequence ATGGCGCGGACGTCCGTCAGGCAGATGTGGAAGGCGAAGCTCGAGGGCAACCTCGCACCGAAGGCCTGGCCCGACGCCCCGGCCCTGGCGCGACCGGCATTCACCGGTCGCGTGCTCGGCGTCGACCCGAGCTTGCGGGGCACGGGGCTTGCGCTGATCGAGTTCGCCCCCGGCCGGACGCCGGTGCTCCTGCGTTGCCTGACGGTCAAGGTCGCTCCCCGCGCCTCCATGGCCTTCTGCCTCGGCGAGATTCACCGGGCAGTGGCGGCCTTCGTGGTCGACTTCGACCCGCGGCACGTGGCGCTGGAGCAGACGATCTACGTGCAGAATTTCCAGACGGCGCAGATCCTCGGCGCGGCGCGCGGCGCGGCAATCGCGGCGGCGGCGCTGCAACGGAAGGAGATCTTCGAATATGCGCCGCTGCGCGTGAAGCAGGCGGTGGTGGGCCAGGGGCGGGCCAGCAAGGACCAGATGGCGCGCACGGTCATGGCGCTGCTCGGCCACGGCCGCGCGCTGGCATTTGACGAGTCCGACGCCGCCGGCGTGGCGCTGTGCCACGCGTTCACGTGGCGCGGCTAA